In Balaenoptera acutorostrata chromosome 19, mBalAcu1.1, whole genome shotgun sequence, the following proteins share a genomic window:
- the SIGLEC10 gene encoding sialic acid-binding Ig-like lectin 10 isoform X2 translates to MTREGWVPSTPAYGFWFKDQTATDSGLPVATNKPGQDVQTHTEGRFQLLGNARQNCSLLIRNVRMEDSALYFFRLERGHYVRYNFMEYKFRLEVTALTQKPEIYIPETLKPGHQVTLICMFDWPFEECPAPTLSWRGAAVSAHEARPRASYLLALTFTPRPQDHGTKLTCRVDVSRKGLSTENTVLLSVAYAPKDLVISISQTDVSALEPQGNSPHLEVQKGQFLRLLCTADSMPLATLSWALQDRILSWSHPSGSRTLELVLPRVKAEDAGRYTCRAENGLGSQSRSLELFVQYAPENLKVMVSQGNRTVLENFRNDTSLPVLEGQSLRLLCVAHSNPPARLSWARGGQTLSPSQPSDPGVLELPQIQTEHEGEFTCRAQNPLGSQNISLSLSVVYPPQLLGPSCSLEDEGLHCDCSCRAQPAPSLRWRLGEGLLEGKLGNASFKVTSSSAGPWANSSLSLSEGLSSGLRLSCEALNVHGAQSATVQLLPDEKGFASKAFSSGIFLGIGLMTLLFLCLLLIIVRTLRKKWTQAEVPAPAAGETPRSRVSRKSTILHYINVVPKTGPLAQKQKAKPSSRSWAPAPDTHPPEHRKNQKELHLVSHNCPGPKSSPQAPESENNQEELHYAVLNFPGLRPWDTQRLKDTHPEYAEIQFH, encoded by the exons ATGACTCGGGAAG GCTGGGTTCCCTCCACGCCGGCTTACGGCTTCTGGTTCAAAGACCAGACCGCCACAGACAGTGGTCTGCCAGTGGCCACAAACAAGCCGGGTCAAGACGTGCAAACACACACCGAAGGCCGGTTCCAGCTCCTTGGCAATGCCAGACAGAATTGCTCTTTGCTCATCAGAAATGTACGTATGGAGGACAGTGCATTGTACTTCTTTCGGTTGGAGAGAGGCCATTACGTGCGATATAATTTCATGGAATACAAGTTCCGTCTGGAGGTGACAG cCCTGACCCAGAAGCCAGAGATCTACATCCCAGAGACTCTGAAGCCTGGGCACCAGGTGACACTCATCTGTATGTTTGACTGGCCCTTTGAGGAATGTCCAGCCCCTACTCTCTCCTGGAGGGGGGCCGCCGTCTCCGCCCACGAGGCCAGACCAAGAGCTTCCTACCTCTTAGCCCTCACCTTCACACCCAGACCCCAGGACCACGGCACTAAGCTCACCTGTCGAGTGGACGTCTCCAGAAAGGGACTGAGCACAGAGAACACCGTCCTACTTAGCGTGGCCT ATGCCCCCAAAGACCTGGTTATCAGCATTTCCCAGACCGATGTATCAG cccTGGAGCCGCAGGGAAACAGCCCCCATCTGGAAGTCCAGAAAGGCCAGTTCCTGCGGCTGCTCTGTACAGCTGACAGCATGCCGCTTGCCACACTGAGCTGGGCCCTGCAGGACAGAATCCTCTCTTGGTCCCACCCCTCGGGCTCCAGAACCCTGGAGCTGGTGCTGCCCCGGGTGAAGGCAGAGGATGCGGGTCGCTACACCTGCCGAGCTGAGAACGGGCTTGGCTCTCAGAGCCGCAGCCTGGAGCTCTTCGTGCAGT ATGCCCCAGAGAACCTGAAAGTGATGGTCTCCCAAGGAAATAGGACAG TCCTGGAAAACTTCAGAAATGACACATCTCTTCCGGTCCTGGAAGGCCAAAGCCTGCGTCTGCTCTGTGTCGCTCACAGCAACCCCCCAGCCCGGCTGAGCTGGGCCCGAGGGGGACAGACTCTGAGCCCCTCCCAGCCCTCAGATCCTGGGGTCCTGGAGCTGCCTCAGATACAAACAGAGCATGAAGGAGAATTCACCTGCCGAGCTCAAAACCCTCTGGGCTCCCAAAatatctctctgagcctctccgTGGTCT ACCCCCCGCAGCTGCTGGGACCCTCCTGCTCCCTGGAGGATGAGGGTCTGCACTGCGACTGCTCCTGCCGAGCTCAGCCGGCCCCCTCCCTGCGctggcggctgggggaggggctgctggagGGGAAGCTCGGCAACGCCTCCTTCAAGGTCACCTCCAGCTCGGCTGGGCCCTGGGCCAAcagctccctgagcctcagcGAGGGGCTCAGCTCTGGCCTCAGACTCAGCTGCGAGGCCCTGAACGTTCACGGGGCCCAGAGCGCCACTGTCCAGCTGCTGCCAG ATGAGAAGGGATTCGCCTCCAAAGCGTTCTCCAGCGGAATATTTCTAGGAATTGGCCTCATGACCCTCCTTTTCCTCTGCCTCCTACTGATCAT CGTGAGGACTCTGAGGAAGAAGTGGACCCAAGCAGAGGTTCCGGCCCCGGCCGCGGGAGAGACTCCGAGGTCCAGGGTCTCACGGAAGAGCACGATCCTGCATTACATCAACGTGGTCCCTAAAACTGGCCCCCTG GCTCAGAAACAGAAAGCCAAACCAAGCAGTCGTTCCTGGGCCCCTGCTCCAGATACTCACCCCCCGGAACACAGAAAGAACCAGAAGGAGCTCCATCTTGTTTCCCACAATTGTCCAGGACCCAAATCATCCCCTCAAGCCCCAGAATCAGAGAACAACCAGGAGGAGCTCCATTATGCTGTCCTCAACTTCCCAGGCCTCAGACCATGGGACACCCAGAGGCTCAAGGATACTCACCCAGAGTATGCTGAAATCCAGTTCCACTGA
- the SIGLEC10 gene encoding sialic acid-binding Ig-like lectin 10 isoform X3, translating to MLPPLLLAVLWAGSWAQDPGFQLQVQELVRVQEGLCVVVPCSISYPTIGWVPSTPAYGFWFKDQTATDSGLPVATNKPGQDVQTHTEGRFQLLGNARQNCSLLIRNVRMEDSALYFFRLERGHYVRYNFMEYKFRLEVTALTQKPEIYIPETLKPGHQVTLICMFDWPFEECPAPTLSWRGAAVSAHEARPRASYLLALTFTPRPQDHGTKLTCRVDVSRKGLSTENTVLLSVAYAPKDLVISISQTDVSALEPQGNSPHLEVQKGQFLRLLCTADSMPLATLSWALQDRILSWSHPSGSRTLELVLPRVKAEDAGRYTCRAENGLGSQSRSLELFVQYAPENLKVMVSQGNRTVLENFRNDTSLPVLEGQSLRLLCVAHSNPPARLSWARGGQTLSPSQPSDPGVLELPQIQTEHEGEFTCRAQNPLGSQNISLSLSVVYEKGFASKAFSSGIFLGIGLMTLLFLCLLLIIVRTLRKKWTQAEVPAPAAGETPRSRVSRKSTILHYINVVPKTGPLAQKQKAKPSSRSWAPAPDTHPPEHRKNQKELHLVSHNCPGPKSSPQAPESENNQEELHYAVLNFPGLRPWDTQRLKDTHPEYAEIQFH from the exons ATGCTCCCACCACTGCTCTTGGCTGTACTGTGGGCCG GGTCATGGGCTCAGGATCCAGGTTTCCAGCTGCAGGTGCAGGAGTTGGTGAGGGTGCAGGAAGGCCTGTGTGTGGTCGTGCCCTGCTCCATCTCCTATCCCACCATAGGCTGGGTTCCCTCCACGCCGGCTTACGGCTTCTGGTTCAAAGACCAGACCGCCACAGACAGTGGTCTGCCAGTGGCCACAAACAAGCCGGGTCAAGACGTGCAAACACACACCGAAGGCCGGTTCCAGCTCCTTGGCAATGCCAGACAGAATTGCTCTTTGCTCATCAGAAATGTACGTATGGAGGACAGTGCATTGTACTTCTTTCGGTTGGAGAGAGGCCATTACGTGCGATATAATTTCATGGAATACAAGTTCCGTCTGGAGGTGACAG cCCTGACCCAGAAGCCAGAGATCTACATCCCAGAGACTCTGAAGCCTGGGCACCAGGTGACACTCATCTGTATGTTTGACTGGCCCTTTGAGGAATGTCCAGCCCCTACTCTCTCCTGGAGGGGGGCCGCCGTCTCCGCCCACGAGGCCAGACCAAGAGCTTCCTACCTCTTAGCCCTCACCTTCACACCCAGACCCCAGGACCACGGCACTAAGCTCACCTGTCGAGTGGACGTCTCCAGAAAGGGACTGAGCACAGAGAACACCGTCCTACTTAGCGTGGCCT ATGCCCCCAAAGACCTGGTTATCAGCATTTCCCAGACCGATGTATCAG cccTGGAGCCGCAGGGAAACAGCCCCCATCTGGAAGTCCAGAAAGGCCAGTTCCTGCGGCTGCTCTGTACAGCTGACAGCATGCCGCTTGCCACACTGAGCTGGGCCCTGCAGGACAGAATCCTCTCTTGGTCCCACCCCTCGGGCTCCAGAACCCTGGAGCTGGTGCTGCCCCGGGTGAAGGCAGAGGATGCGGGTCGCTACACCTGCCGAGCTGAGAACGGGCTTGGCTCTCAGAGCCGCAGCCTGGAGCTCTTCGTGCAGT ATGCCCCAGAGAACCTGAAAGTGATGGTCTCCCAAGGAAATAGGACAG TCCTGGAAAACTTCAGAAATGACACATCTCTTCCGGTCCTGGAAGGCCAAAGCCTGCGTCTGCTCTGTGTCGCTCACAGCAACCCCCCAGCCCGGCTGAGCTGGGCCCGAGGGGGACAGACTCTGAGCCCCTCCCAGCCCTCAGATCCTGGGGTCCTGGAGCTGCCTCAGATACAAACAGAGCATGAAGGAGAATTCACCTGCCGAGCTCAAAACCCTCTGGGCTCCCAAAatatctctctgagcctctccgTGGTCT ATGAGAAGGGATTCGCCTCCAAAGCGTTCTCCAGCGGAATATTTCTAGGAATTGGCCTCATGACCCTCCTTTTCCTCTGCCTCCTACTGATCAT CGTGAGGACTCTGAGGAAGAAGTGGACCCAAGCAGAGGTTCCGGCCCCGGCCGCGGGAGAGACTCCGAGGTCCAGGGTCTCACGGAAGAGCACGATCCTGCATTACATCAACGTGGTCCCTAAAACTGGCCCCCTG GCTCAGAAACAGAAAGCCAAACCAAGCAGTCGTTCCTGGGCCCCTGCTCCAGATACTCACCCCCCGGAACACAGAAAGAACCAGAAGGAGCTCCATCTTGTTTCCCACAATTGTCCAGGACCCAAATCATCCCCTCAAGCCCCAGAATCAGAGAACAACCAGGAGGAGCTCCATTATGCTGTCCTCAACTTCCCAGGCCTCAGACCATGGGACACCCAGAGGCTCAAGGATACTCACCCAGAGTATGCTGAAATCCAGTTCCACTGA
- the SIGLEC10 gene encoding sialic acid-binding Ig-like lectin 10 isoform X1, whose protein sequence is MLPPLLLAVLWAGSWAQDPGFQLQVQELVRVQEGLCVVVPCSISYPTIGWVPSTPAYGFWFKDQTATDSGLPVATNKPGQDVQTHTEGRFQLLGNARQNCSLLIRNVRMEDSALYFFRLERGHYVRYNFMEYKFRLEVTALTQKPEIYIPETLKPGHQVTLICMFDWPFEECPAPTLSWRGAAVSAHEARPRASYLLALTFTPRPQDHGTKLTCRVDVSRKGLSTENTVLLSVAYAPKDLVISISQTDVSALEPQGNSPHLEVQKGQFLRLLCTADSMPLATLSWALQDRILSWSHPSGSRTLELVLPRVKAEDAGRYTCRAENGLGSQSRSLELFVQYAPENLKVMVSQGNRTVLENFRNDTSLPVLEGQSLRLLCVAHSNPPARLSWARGGQTLSPSQPSDPGVLELPQIQTEHEGEFTCRAQNPLGSQNISLSLSVVYPPQLLGPSCSLEDEGLHCDCSCRAQPAPSLRWRLGEGLLEGKLGNASFKVTSSSAGPWANSSLSLSEGLSSGLRLSCEALNVHGAQSATVQLLPDEKGFASKAFSSGIFLGIGLMTLLFLCLLLIIVRTLRKKWTQAEVPAPAAGETPRSRVSRKSTILHYINVVPKTGPLAQKQKAKPSSRSWAPAPDTHPPEHRKNQKELHLVSHNCPGPKSSPQAPESENNQEELHYAVLNFPGLRPWDTQRLKDTHPEYAEIQFH, encoded by the exons ATGCTCCCACCACTGCTCTTGGCTGTACTGTGGGCCG GGTCATGGGCTCAGGATCCAGGTTTCCAGCTGCAGGTGCAGGAGTTGGTGAGGGTGCAGGAAGGCCTGTGTGTGGTCGTGCCCTGCTCCATCTCCTATCCCACCATAGGCTGGGTTCCCTCCACGCCGGCTTACGGCTTCTGGTTCAAAGACCAGACCGCCACAGACAGTGGTCTGCCAGTGGCCACAAACAAGCCGGGTCAAGACGTGCAAACACACACCGAAGGCCGGTTCCAGCTCCTTGGCAATGCCAGACAGAATTGCTCTTTGCTCATCAGAAATGTACGTATGGAGGACAGTGCATTGTACTTCTTTCGGTTGGAGAGAGGCCATTACGTGCGATATAATTTCATGGAATACAAGTTCCGTCTGGAGGTGACAG cCCTGACCCAGAAGCCAGAGATCTACATCCCAGAGACTCTGAAGCCTGGGCACCAGGTGACACTCATCTGTATGTTTGACTGGCCCTTTGAGGAATGTCCAGCCCCTACTCTCTCCTGGAGGGGGGCCGCCGTCTCCGCCCACGAGGCCAGACCAAGAGCTTCCTACCTCTTAGCCCTCACCTTCACACCCAGACCCCAGGACCACGGCACTAAGCTCACCTGTCGAGTGGACGTCTCCAGAAAGGGACTGAGCACAGAGAACACCGTCCTACTTAGCGTGGCCT ATGCCCCCAAAGACCTGGTTATCAGCATTTCCCAGACCGATGTATCAG cccTGGAGCCGCAGGGAAACAGCCCCCATCTGGAAGTCCAGAAAGGCCAGTTCCTGCGGCTGCTCTGTACAGCTGACAGCATGCCGCTTGCCACACTGAGCTGGGCCCTGCAGGACAGAATCCTCTCTTGGTCCCACCCCTCGGGCTCCAGAACCCTGGAGCTGGTGCTGCCCCGGGTGAAGGCAGAGGATGCGGGTCGCTACACCTGCCGAGCTGAGAACGGGCTTGGCTCTCAGAGCCGCAGCCTGGAGCTCTTCGTGCAGT ATGCCCCAGAGAACCTGAAAGTGATGGTCTCCCAAGGAAATAGGACAG TCCTGGAAAACTTCAGAAATGACACATCTCTTCCGGTCCTGGAAGGCCAAAGCCTGCGTCTGCTCTGTGTCGCTCACAGCAACCCCCCAGCCCGGCTGAGCTGGGCCCGAGGGGGACAGACTCTGAGCCCCTCCCAGCCCTCAGATCCTGGGGTCCTGGAGCTGCCTCAGATACAAACAGAGCATGAAGGAGAATTCACCTGCCGAGCTCAAAACCCTCTGGGCTCCCAAAatatctctctgagcctctccgTGGTCT ACCCCCCGCAGCTGCTGGGACCCTCCTGCTCCCTGGAGGATGAGGGTCTGCACTGCGACTGCTCCTGCCGAGCTCAGCCGGCCCCCTCCCTGCGctggcggctgggggaggggctgctggagGGGAAGCTCGGCAACGCCTCCTTCAAGGTCACCTCCAGCTCGGCTGGGCCCTGGGCCAAcagctccctgagcctcagcGAGGGGCTCAGCTCTGGCCTCAGACTCAGCTGCGAGGCCCTGAACGTTCACGGGGCCCAGAGCGCCACTGTCCAGCTGCTGCCAG ATGAGAAGGGATTCGCCTCCAAAGCGTTCTCCAGCGGAATATTTCTAGGAATTGGCCTCATGACCCTCCTTTTCCTCTGCCTCCTACTGATCAT CGTGAGGACTCTGAGGAAGAAGTGGACCCAAGCAGAGGTTCCGGCCCCGGCCGCGGGAGAGACTCCGAGGTCCAGGGTCTCACGGAAGAGCACGATCCTGCATTACATCAACGTGGTCCCTAAAACTGGCCCCCTG GCTCAGAAACAGAAAGCCAAACCAAGCAGTCGTTCCTGGGCCCCTGCTCCAGATACTCACCCCCCGGAACACAGAAAGAACCAGAAGGAGCTCCATCTTGTTTCCCACAATTGTCCAGGACCCAAATCATCCCCTCAAGCCCCAGAATCAGAGAACAACCAGGAGGAGCTCCATTATGCTGTCCTCAACTTCCCAGGCCTCAGACCATGGGACACCCAGAGGCTCAAGGATACTCACCCAGAGTATGCTGAAATCCAGTTCCACTGA